The following are encoded together in the Cicer arietinum cultivar CDC Frontier isolate Library 1 chromosome 2, Cicar.CDCFrontier_v2.0, whole genome shotgun sequence genome:
- the LOC101497355 gene encoding uncharacterized protein — MVGSGAPDFFYKEAQRLGYVARSAFKLVQIQKQHKLIKPGSSVLDLGCAPGSWLQVACQSLGPLNNGGSVIGIDHKKVKVPPLHCDSRVQTISADVMTLPKHLLRELSPKQKGFSVILSDMCPLVSGITTKDAALSFELGMRALDLAVGRAASVSNLDGDNQDEGRSDEPSGSDDAGVLQVGGNLVIKLLESEDAKEISQICKPLFTKSTWLRPKATRPSSREIYLICQGLKPEIKI; from the exons ATGGTTGGGAGTGGAGCACCGGATTTCTTCTACAAAGAAGCTCAACGGCTCGGCTACGTGGCTCGGTCAGCCTTCAAATTGGTTCAGATACAAAAACAACACAAGTTAATCAAGCCCGGTTCCTCCGTTCTCGACTTGGGGTGTGCTCCTGGTTCATGGCTTCAAGTTGCTTGTCAGAGCTTGGGCCCACTCAACAACGGTGGCTCCGTTATCGGCATTGATCATAAGAAAGTTAAGGTCCCTCCTCTTCACTGTGATTCCAGAGttcaaactatttccgctgaTGTCATGACACTTCCCAAACACCTACTCAGAGAACTTTCTCCCAAG CAAAAAGGATTTTCTGTCATACTTTCAGACATGTGTCCATTGGTTTCTGGAATCACTACTAAAGACGCGGCTTTGTCATTTGAGTTAGGGATGCGAGCGTTAGATTTGGCTGTTGGCAGGGCTGCTTCTGTTTCTAATTTGGATGGTGATAATCAGGATGAGGGGCGATCTGATGAACCATCTGGTTCAGATGACGCGGGAGTGTTGCAAGTTGGAGGCAATCTTGTTATCAAGCTTTTGGAGAGTGAAGATGCCAAAG AAATCAGCCAGATTTGTAAACCATTGTTTACAAAATCGACGTGGCTGAGACCTAAAGCGACAAGACCTTCATCGAGAGAGATCTATTTGATATGTCAAGGTTTAAAGCCAGAAATAAAGATATAG
- the LOC101497683 gene encoding telomere repeat-binding protein 3, with the protein MVLKKRHEYGFSGFEVPKIPRRPRSARKTVPFKKLADDGHTCAFELLASIAGKLLQESESSASSNASSVKPLTEEQFHNGSCQECVLTTEVGLEKISEECLKTAETDCILECISADNNSDCWEQVKVDVKSEIFKLENKFGNHSNTNRLVEVPNDCEPGSSSSKGLSVDDTFSLNDPLELVVNSPSLVDLNGDVKSPFCGELFPNASFSKHGNDNKLGFIDDDENFIRGNKVCTKSKAFRPSQCIARRIIRKRLTSKPWKLAPKLKDCEYSRYDRGIKPSSRKRKTYYNFERSQCYTLLKRKKLLDRVSTVTPRGGFSSESVSKSPKKRIHGNNRTTSSKVRVSKDSHVKFSIKSFRIPELYVEVPKTATVGSLKRTVMEAVMTIIGGGVRVGVVVKGKKVRDDNRTLRQTGISCKENLGKLGFVLEPNSSQASPVVCADDPSHREASQPTRFPGTPSIDSGISVAKQDFPMLTNTCDEDLVEINHESASSLADTISDKLTQDSPRVLVSLPANSEEALAVVPVNQNTRHSELVQRRIRRPFTVSEVEALVHAVEEVGTGRWRDVKLRSFENADHRTYVDLKDKWKTLVHTAKISPQQRRGQPVPQELLNRVLAAHAFWSLHQAKQHVKSIKPMVHQASPERHSRIC; encoded by the exons ATGGTGTTGAAGAAAAGGCATGAGTATGGATTCAGCGGCTTTGAGGTCCCTAAGATACCTAGGCGTCCACGATCTGCAAGA AAGACGGTTCCATTCAAGAAACTGGCTGACGACGGCCACACTTGTGCTTTTGAACTACTAGCATCTATAGCTGGCAAGTTGCTGCAGGAGAGTGAAAGTTCCGCTTCTAGCAATGCATCTTCAGTTAAACCGTTAACAGAAGAGCAGTTTCATAATGGAAGTTGTCAAGAGTGTGTTTTGACAACTGAGGTTGGCTTAGAAAAGATCAGCGAGGAATGTCTCAAGACTGCCGAGACTGATTGTATATTAGAATGCATTTCAGCTGACAATAATTCGGATTGTTGGGAGCAAGTTAAAGTTGATGTGAAGTCCGAGATTTTCAAATTAGAGAATAAGTTTGGAAATCATTCTAATACTAATAGGTTAGTAGAAGTACCGAATGATTGTGAGCCTGGCAGTTCCAGCTCTAAGGGATTATCTGTGGATGATACGTTTAGTTTGAATGATCCATTGGAATTAGTTGTTAACTCTCCTTCATTAGTTGACCTGAACGGTGATGTTAAATCTCCGTTTTGTGGAGAATTGTTTCCCAATGCATCCTTTTCCAAGCATGGGAATGATAATAAGTTAGGTTTTATTGATGATGACGAAAACTTTATTAGGGGCAACAAAGTTTGCACCAAATCGAAGGCTTTTAGACCTTCACAATGCATTGCACGCCGAATAATCAGGAAGCGGTTGACTTCCAAACCCTGGAAGCTTGCTCCAAAGTTGAAGGATTGCGAATATTCTAGATATG ATAGGGGAATAAAACCCTCAAGTCGTAAGAGGAAGacttattataattttgaaagatCTCAGTGTTACACTCTTTTAAAGAGGAAGAAATTATTAGACAGGGTTTCAACAGTAACTCCTCGTGGAGGATTCAGCAGTGAGAGTGTATCTAAGTCACCTAAGAAACGAATTCATGGAAATAACCGTACCACATCTTCAAAAGTTCGTGTTTCAAAGGATTCTCATG TAAAGTTTAGCATCAAGTCGTTCAGGATTCCAGAACTTTATGTCGAGGTTCCCAAAACTGCAACTGTTGGTTCATTAAAG AGGACAGTCATGGAGGCAGTGATGACTATAATAGGAGGTGGAGTTCGTGTTGGCGTTGTTGTTAAGGGGAAAAAAGTTAGAGATGACAACAGAACTCTTCGGCAGACTGGTATATCTTGTAAAGAAAATCTCGGTAAACTTGGTTTCGTGTTAGAGCCTAACTCTTCTCAAGCTTCTCCAGTTGTTTGTGCCGATGATCCTTCTCACCGTGAAGCGTCCCAGCCTACCAG GTTTCCAGGAACTCCCTCCATAGATTCAGGGATTTCTGTTGCCAAACAGGATTTCCCCATGCTTACAAATACTTGCGACGAAGACCTTGTTGAAATTAACCATGAATCAGCTTCTTCACTTGCTGACACTATATCTGATAAACTAACACAAGATTCCCCCCGAGTGCTAGTTTCTCTTCCGGCTAATAGCGAAGAGGCATTAGCTGTCGTTCCTGTGAATCAGAACACCAGACACTCTGAGCTTGTACAGCGTCGAATCAGGAGACCATTTACTGTGTCTGAAGTAGAAGCACTTGTTCATGCAGTTGAGGAAGTTGGAACTGGAAG GTGGCGTGATGTTAAGTTGCGATCTTTTGAGAATGCAGATCATAGGACCTATGTAGACTTGAAG GATAAATGGAAAACTTTAGTGCACACTGCAAAAATCTCCCCTCAACAAAGGAGAGGACAACCAGTTCCTCAAGAGCTATTGAACAGGGTTTTGGCTGCACATGCTTTCTGGTCTCTCCACCAAGCCAAACAGCATGTCAAAAGCATCAAACCAATGGTTCATCAAGCTTCACCTGAAAGACACAGTCGAATCTGTTGA